tagtagaattaggcttgaattggcgaaagttgaaattttggtgattttggccagcagtgaaaattttgatatcggggtcggattggattttcggaagttggagtaggctcGTGgtatcatttttgacttgtgtttacaatttgaggtcaatcggacgtggtttggtaggtttcagcgtcgttgtggaattcgaaagtttagaagttctttaggcttgaattcgggtgtaatttggtgttttgatattgttttgagggattcaaaggttcgactaagttcgtatcaggttataggacttgttggtataattagttGAGGTCGTGGAGGCCTCGGGgtaatttcgggtggttaacggcttgatgggagttgaggAATTACAGcggaagctgctgctactggtgtaaccgcacctgcggagtgggaaccgcaggtccGAGCCAGTAGAAGCGAAGGacgagccgcagatgcggctaaggagAATCTGGGCAAAGGACGCAGGTGTGATGGCATTCCCGCACTTGtgatgctcgcagaagcggatttagggGCACAGGTGCAAGTTTGGACCACAGGTGTGATGTAGTTCCCGCACCCGTgaagagcgcagatgcggtcacttgatcgcaggagcggaggcaGTGTTTTAGTGCTTTTTCAGAGAAAGCGGAGCTTttcccgcagatgcggctccgcagATGCTGAAATGGAGTCGCAGGTGCAagaagtctgggcagaacctataaatagaagacttcgagattttttaccattttcatcatttttgagctcggagtttggggattttgagagaggtttcggagtaatcactgttgtaagttccttgtgcctatttatcttcaataatggtgttttcCCACTGAtgtttacacctagttggtgagtgtttgaggtgagatttgggaagttagggcttgggaattggagagtgaattttggagttttggaggggcaattgaggtcgaattttgataaatttggtatggttagactcgtgagtgaatgggcttttgggttctgtgactttcgtcgggtttcgagacgtgagcccggggggcgggttgagccgatttcggattttggactatattttagtagttttcttgtgaaaTTTATCCTTTTAGGCAATATTGATTATCGCGTACTGCTTGtgactagattcggggcatttggagggcgattcgagaggcaaaggcttTTTGAAGTAGGATTTCTGCgcgattgaggtaagtaacagtcttaaatcaggttttgatggtatgaaaccccgagaattggtattaagggtggcatgtgggccaggcccggtcctaagtgggattcgcgggcccggtcctaagtgggccggtcctaagcgATCCCGGGCTTCGCaggcttcttgttggaaccggcccgggaccgggaccacgaactaacggtcccagGTTAAGtgagccggtcccgggcctaagtgggcccaacagatgctttctattttttaaattttttttacagaagtaagagaaaaaaatggtaataagaatatctaaggcaatttcttgtaaattatattatagaattgtcacctaaaatttttaattcaaatttaaagacaaaaatattgtaaagagataatcaaagcaatgcgttatatatatatatatatatatatatatatatatatatatatatatatatatatgcatcttaagatatataagctatattcgatatatatatatatatataagcttatatatatataatatactatattatatatacatcttaagatatataagctatattcgatttactatatatacatcttaagatatataagctatattcgatttatatactatatatacatcttaagatatataagctatattcgatatatatatataagcttatatttatactatatatactatatatacatcttaatatatatatatatatatatatatatatatatatatatatatatatatatatacacacatatactatatatatactatactatatatacatagtatataagccatattcgatagtatacatcttaagatatactatatatatatatatatatatatatattttttaagatatatatatatactatactatactatatattcgatatatatacatatcttaagatgtatatatagtatatatataagctatattcaatatatatagatatatactatactatatatacatcttaagatatatgcTATACActtagtgtgtgtgtatatatatatatatatatatataaattatattcgatataagatgtatatatagtatagtatatataagctatatatataagaaaaagtgtaattataaaaaaattggggttaaaacaaagttgggtcTGAGTGCCAAgctgcgagctgtgaggtatttggatcgggttgtacgctgcaacaagccttcggaatatatatatatattattggatcgggttgcacgccgcaacaagccttcaggctatatatatattattggatcgggttgcacgctgcaataatattggatcgggttacacgccgcaataatattagatcgggttgcacaccgcaacaatattggatcgggttgcgtacCGCAgcaatatagtgcttgggctgaaggagcccctccggagtctgtacaccctagtgaccgcaggtacctattgagagtgtgtattgagggctgagagcccagagtatgagctgttgagatgagttgagtgactgctgccttgagaggctgtacttgcttttatttattgttgcgcTTAGTttttatctgttgttgttgtgaaatttctggaagattcatatctgttttacttgagctcgaactgatttgacttataccgccggatttgaaagcatgttcactctttactgaaaacttttgaaatgatatgTATTTTTatagttcgtcactacttctcagttccttatttaattctgttacttgcttagttggttgtactcatgctacaccctgcacttcatgtgcagatccaggtgtgtactgttctggcggtcgctgagttcatgcgcgagctgattatcggagacttacgaggtagctgccgccGTCTGCAGTCCTTggttctcctttcttattatcttttctctcttgtattggcatttggcacagactatagtagactctatttctagattggttgttagatgctcatgacttagtgacaccccgaggTCGGGCTATCATTCTGCATTTGTGTTTTGGTTTTTACCctgttattatgtaaaccttcagttagtttaattgctttagctcacttctgttatatattgaaagcatattgagaatgtcggcttgcctagttccacgataggcgtcatcacgattggttaggtatttgggtcgtgacaaatacaaACAAACATGCGCCtgtgaaagatcctcagcatccctcgatgatgaCCTATAACTCAGTCGGCGTCCACTATTCACATCTCGTGTCGGACGATCATCAGCAACCGTCGATGGCTCTAGAGGACCAGGAAAATATTGATCCTACTCATGTCGCGTAATGGACATGCCTgcgatcaacaatggagctgaTGGGGTCACTTGTGAAGTCCCTGGCATCAGTTGAAGGCTGAATGATGGCATATCATGAGAGGCATCGTTTGGCTCAGGGTGGTCACCCGGTTGATTAACTCCAAAATCCTCAACAGGTGGCTCAACGCCCTATTATTGGGGACCACGTcctcaccgacccgccatgacctcGTGGGACACCTCTTCCTCTCTGGGCACGCTTGCCACGTCGACCACGTTCAGCCTCCACTGCTGGCCCACGATGGTACTGCTCTGGCAGTAGATAATCAGCCTTGTGTCCTAAGCGCTCGTCATCTCGGGTTCGCCTCAATGTTCGGAAGCCAGATCTGTAACCTGGcggccatactcgtgcaaagcTACCGCTCCTTCGCCGGTATGTTGCTACATTTGCAGCCCAACTGGTAGAACAAATGTAAGCCAATAGCttgcacaacatgtaaaatattaattacggaacgttaggttaacgttataagtaagtataatagataacataccagtgcctcatgcctcccgGCATATGGAATATACCGACCACCAGCGCGATGAACGGGATTCCTGACGAAAAGTCGGGTAATGTTGCGGTACCAGCCCATATACTCATACTCACCATCTGTATGCTCAGGTGGAGGGGGTGGCGGAATCAGGTCATGCCGACGGTCCCAAATCTCAATTTGCGCCTCTAGCCAGGCCACGTAGGTCTGGTCAACCCTGGAAtgatcatcccgctggtaatgtgtccTAAGCCAAGCGGGAGGAGTAGGTACAAGCTGCGTTCGACCAAACTGGTGAATGACTCTCTCGGTGGgatgatgctcgacaatatcgagacacatcaatgggacggaagagctccacataagTCGGCCGCTCGAGCAATAATCGGGAAAACCATCTATTAGCTCGTCGTTGTATGGCCCCCATACGAACTATTAAGTAAAAATAGGAATCGTGAGTAAATGCAACACATATAAAGCCAGGCTATGTAAACTTAAGTATACATGTACCTGCGcgccctccagcaaatccaacaaatccctgcaataggggagattatgtcgagcctcgaccTCGCGTCCGTatcctcgcctatcaacccacctcctagcttaagggagaaacggtggaggtggtgcatccggagcgatgggtggtagaggtggctgcaactgcaggaaccgctcccaggcccaaacctaatatacaatgtggacgtaaaatttaaggtatatttttactatgtatattataatcatgaaaataattgactatgttttcacctgcagcaaCGGCAAAAATCTGGCAACGTCtcgctgggtgcccatgctcgcccgacACATCTACCTATACAAGTAACCTAGAACAGCTGCACCCCAGCTATAACCAGGTatatcatctagccgctcaagatgatgaagaaatctcaagctgactaggttttctgaagtgttcgggaacaatacCCCACCAAACATAAGCGGCATCAACAATCTTGTGTACCGGTCGATATGAAGATCCGGTGTATCATCTGTAATGTCCTCATCCATTGCCTCCAGATGCAGGCGGACAAGCGTCAACTGCAAACAACTGGCCCCATTCAATGTAGCCTCCTCCGCTGGCTGGAAACCGGTGAGCCGTTGCAATATCTCCAGGAACTGCAATCCCATATATTCTCTGAGAGCATGCGGGTAAACTACGGGATGTCCATTAACCGGCAGCCCATACAGAACCTCCACATCCTGAAGCGTGATAGTAGTCACGCCAATGGGTAAATGAAACGTGTACGTATCTGGTCTCCACCGCTCTATCAAAGCCGTGATCAACGACCAGTCCAACTTCAACCGCCCAATCTCTATGATCCTATAGAAACTCGTATCCTGAAGGCGTCTGACTACACGGGGATGGAGTGGTTGGGCTCTAAGAAAGTACCACATATCGTCTACCCGTCTAGCGCGGAATGTCTGGGCCAAACACTGCCCCTCCCATATGTACGAAAACCTATGCTCGgcctgtagcaacagtagctctagcgatgcaggtccgggatgcacaggcggaacctccatgacgactactgtaaattgaacaatattaattaaagtatttttctttttcattacttaacatttttaaatatattgcaatatcattaatattaaaatttattcgatatttttactatattgttaattaggttgatacattcgatatttttatatgttactttaatattttataggttagtttactattttatatgtttatttattatttaatatgtttgtttcttattttatatgttagtttattattttatatgttagtttattactcacctattttttattataataaaataaataattaattttcataactataaaagatttaattattaaatattcatgtaacaatacttagtttgacaaatattattgttttctaatgttattttcttacgtttgttgactagaattcgagagagtttatatttgaactatcaacttttttcagatatttttgggtttaatagataattaaatgattaatttcaatagctacaaagatactacgctaaagggcactatattTTACTACGTTAAAAGGGCACTATATTACAAGTACGAGCACTATATTAAAATTACGGGCACAAAATACCACTACAGGGAACTAAAGTCACATATTCATAtatgtacaacaataacatctaaataagattaattactcctaaaataataatttatctattttactaatcttttagcaaataactaatctaaaccggataaaaataataaattaatttaaccACGAAAAAATATATACCAAAGTAAAAATTAACTAATTAAcatttttttaacaactaataacaatttctctattttactaatttttttatcatactaataatataatccggataaaaaataacaagttaattaaattgcaaaacaattacgaaataacatagaacacagtaaaaacaactaatatgcattttttatacatgagttttaacaaaaaataagtcGGAATATACCTCTATTTAAATTTTTTAGAAAGTAAGATTCggtgatttggagccgaaacaaGCAACCCACTATGAGATAACGCCTTAGATACGATTTGGGACCGAGAATCTACACTTTTTGATGGACCGGTGGACTCCACCCGAGTTTTTTCCGTTAAAAATGGAGGGGGGGCGTTGGTTTTGGCTCGGctttttttgggggggaggggggtttcTGTTTTTGGGGAAGAAGATGGTATTTATGTAGGTATAGCGTCCTTATTTACCGTGTTATACTATAGCGCGGTAAATAAAGACGCTATACCTTCTCGCCTATTTAAGTTCAAATATAACGCGGTATTTCACCGTGCTATACCTTAAAAGACAAacggccgttaaggtatagcgcggtgaaatgCCGCGCTATACATATTATGGTGGCCAGTTTTATTTTCCACATATTTtgattctttgagtccaaaagaaccatattttgattccggactttacttttttcctttcttctttcaATTATGTGTGCTTCCAAAAAGAACTTACTAATTTTATAAAAGCATTTCAGCTAATATTAGTAGTATTCTTTCGGTCCCATGATACCTTTTCCTTTTTAGTCAATTTCAAAAAGATacataatatttttaattatttgtaataatttaactttaaaatgcACAATTTACTTGTAATCACACAAATATTTATAGTTTCTT
This sequence is a window from Nicotiana tomentosiformis chromosome 5, ASM39032v3, whole genome shotgun sequence. Protein-coding genes within it:
- the LOC138892976 gene encoding serine/threonine-protein phosphatase 7 long form homolog; the protein is MEVPPVHPGPASLELLLLQAEHRFSYIWEGQCLAQTFRARRVDDMWYFLRAQPLHPRVVRRLQDTSFYRIIEIGRLKLDWSLITALIERWRPDTYTFHLPIGVTTITLQDVEVLYGLPVNGHPVVYPHALREYMGLQFLEILQRLTGFQPAEEATLNGASCLQLTLVRLHLEAMDEDITDDTPDLHIDRYTRLLMPLMFGGVLFPNTSENLVSLRFLHHLERLDDIPGYSWGAAVLGYLYSWAANVATYRRRSGSFARVWPPGYRSGFRTLRRTRDDERLGHKADYLLPEQYHRGPAVEAERGRRGKRAQRGRGVPRGHGGSVRTWSPIIGR